The following are encoded in a window of Thermoproteota archaeon genomic DNA:
- a CDS encoding Lrp/AsnC family transcriptional regulator, whose protein sequence is MVFLLILDKPDMFLQENLPNLGTISEKLFINRFMRYLMNEAYVLLNVDYKNQREIIEASKKISVVKSVKTVYGICDILVILESDDMQKIKDAIDNDLHNMNGIKNLTSLISVN, encoded by the coding sequence ATGGTCTTTTTGCTTATACTGGACAAACCTGACATGTTTTTACAAGAAAATCTACCGAATTTAGGCACGATCTCAGAGAAACTTTTTATCAATAGGTTCATGAGATACCTCATGAACGAGGCCTATGTTCTTCTAAACGTTGATTACAAAAATCAAAGAGAAATTATTGAAGCATCCAAAAAAATTTCTGTAGTAAAATCAGTAAAGACCGTTTATGGTATTTGTGATATTTTGGTTATTCTTGAGTCTGATGACATGCAAAAAATCAAGGATGCAATAGATAACGATCTACATAACATGAATGGTATCAAAAACTTAACTTCGTTAATCTCTGTAAACTAA